A window of Tripterygium wilfordii isolate XIE 37 chromosome 7, ASM1340144v1, whole genome shotgun sequence contains these coding sequences:
- the LOC120003003 gene encoding glucan endo-1,3-beta-glucosidase 14-like — protein sequence MASWSLLFGLPFLLLTLSLSGSIIQIFGLGVGINYGQIANNLPSPSRVTSLLESLNISRVKLYDADPNVLLAFSNSNVDFIIGLGNEYLADMRDPIKAQNWIQQHVQPHLPQTRITSILVGNEIFKSNDPQLMANLLPAMQTVHNTLVNLGLDKQVTVTTAHSLDILGNSYPPSAGAFSQDLAEYIQPLLDFHSRIDAPFLINAYPYFAYKDNPNQVSLDYVLFRSNQGMTDPGTGLHYDNMLYAQIDAVYTAIKAMGHTDIEVRISETGWPSKGDENETGATPENAGLYNGNLMQRIQQKQGTPAKPLVPIDIHVFALFNENLKPGPTSERNYGLFYPNGTSVYNIGIQGRDPDIVFSAAKKTATSVFSCLIIVIAYLICA from the exons ATGGCCAGCTGGTCCCTCCTTTTCGGACTCCCTTTTCTGCTTCTAACGCTTTCCCTCTCAG GTTCAATTATCCAAATCTTTGGCCTTGGAGTTGGAATCAACTATGGTCAGATTGCAAACAACCTGCCATCGCCATCTCGTGTTACTTCCCTCCTTGAATCCCTAAACATCAGCAGAGTGAAACTCTATGATGCCGATCCGAATGTGCTATTGGCCTTCTCAAATTCCAATGTTGACTTCATCATAGGACTAGGTAATGAGTATCTTGCTGACATGAGAGACCCCATCAAAGCTCAGAATTGGATTCAACAGCATGTTCAACCCCACCTACCACAAACCAGAATCACAAGCATACTTGTTGGGAATGAGATCTTCAAAAGCAATGACCCTCAATTGATGGCTAATCTTCTCCCGGCTATGCAAACAGTGCACAACACTCTTGTTAATCTTGGATTAGATAAACAAGTTACTGTCACAACTGCACATTCTCTTGATATTTTGGGTAACTCCTACCCTCCTTCAGCTGGGGCTTTCAGTCAGGATCTTGCTGAATACATCCAACCCCTACTTGATTTCCATTCGCGGATCGATGCACCCTTTTTGATAAATGCATATCCCTATTTTGCATATAAGGATAACCCAAATCAAGTTTCACTGGACTATGTCCTTTTCCGGTCTAACCAAGGCATGACTGATCCAGGCACAGGTTTGCATTATGACAATATGTTGTATGCTCAAATTGATGCTGTTTATACGGCTATTAAGGCAATGGGGCATACTGATATTGAGGTGAGGATTTCGGAAACTGGTTGGCCATCTAAAGGGGATGAGAATGAGACAGGAGCTACGCCAGAGAACGCAGGATTGTATAATGGTAATTTGATGCAGAGAATACAACAGAAGCAAGGTACTCCGGCTAAACCGTTGGTTCCAATAGACATACACGTTTTTGCACTTTTTAATGAGAATTTGAAGCCTGGACCGACATCAGAGAGGAACTATGGACTGTTCTATCCTAATGGTACTTCAGTTTATAACATTGGGATACAGGGTCGTGACCCGGATATAGTGTTTTCAGCAGCCAAGAAAACT GCTACGTCTGTCTTCAGTTGTTTGATCATTGTTATAGCATATTTAATTTGTGCTTGA
- the LOC120002108 gene encoding probable calcium-binding protein CML48 codes for MASHNSYTPSAPAIPESYEPEDYRYPQRHGTSPPTTSLYGQQRPRPHPVPSHVYGGYSSFQPGTHTDVIRSFQAVDRDGSGYIEEKELQQALSSQYQRFSLRTIRLLMFLFKNPSDPLRIGPREFAALWSCLGEWRAIFQKFDKDRSGKIDMLELRDAFYSLGCVIPSSVLQVLISKYDDGSGRSIELNFDSFIECGMIIKGLTEKFKEKDTRRTGSATFTYDSFMSVVIPFLLAYD; via the exons ATGGCCTCCCATAATTCCTACACGCCGTCTGCACCAGCTATACCGGAGTCCTACGAGCCAGAGGACTACCGCTACCCTCAACGACATGGCACTTCCCCTCCAACTACAAGCCTTTATGGTCAGCAGCGACCGAGGCCTCATCCTGTGCCAAGTCATGTTTATGGTGGGTACTCTTCTTTTCAGCCAGGGACACACACAGATGTGATTCGAAGCTTTCAAGCCGTGGACAGGGATGGGAGTGGATATATCGAGGAGAAGGAGTTGCAGCAGGCTCTCTCTTCCCAATATCAGAGGTTTAGCCTCAGgactattaggttgcttatgttTCTCTTCAAGAATCCCAGTGATCCTCTGCGGATTG GGCCCAGGGAGTTTGCGGCACTTTGGAGTTGTCTTGGTGAATGGCGT GCCATATTTCAGAAATTTGATAAAGACAGGAGTGGGAAAATTGATATGTTGGAATTGAGAGATGCTTTCTATAGTCTTGGTTGCGTAATTCCATCCTCCGTACTTCAAGTTTTGATTTCGAAGTATGATGATGGAAGTGGCAGGAGCATTGAACTCAATTTTGACAGTTTCATAGA ATGTGGGATGATTATAAAG GGTTTGACTGAAAAATTCAAGGAGAAGGATACGCGACGTACTGGTTCCGCAACATTTACTTATGATTCTTTCATGTCAGTGGTGATTCCATTTCTTTTAGCATATGATTAA
- the LOC120002106 gene encoding heterogeneous nuclear ribonucleoprotein Q-like: MPRPKESASKTAEPVDLEKPIESDEKVDYDEENDSMDEEVEYEEIEEEVEVEVEEVEEEEEIEEVEEEVEEEDGQYDDGASGDKPNVDNVSQKHVELLALPPHGSEVYIGGIPPDCSEEELKVFCESIGEVTEVRIMKDKNSSGNKGFAFVTFRNLELASRAIDELKNTEFKGIKIRCSTAQAKNRLFIGNIPRSWGEEDLRKAVTDVGPGVTAVQLVKDMKNSSNNRGFAFIDYYNHACAEYSRQTMINPKFMLGDNVPTISWADPKNADSSASSQVKAVYVKNLPKNVTQDQLKDLFEHHGKITKVVLPTAKSGHENNRIGFVHFAERSSTMKALKNTEKYELDGRVLECSLAKQQLDHKSVGGSNLQKAGLLPTYPPRGGYGMVGGAFGALGVGYGAAGFSQPLMYGIGSTPASMPMMPMLLPDGRIGYVLQQPGAQLLSPPLHQRNNSRSGNVGASNFGSSSKGKKGEDRRYRPY; the protein is encoded by the exons ATGCCAAGGCCAAAGGAAAGTGCATCAAAGACTGCTGAGCCAGTGGATCTCGAAAAGCCAATTGAGTCGGATGAGAAGGTTGATTATGATGAAGAAAATGATTCAATGGATGAAGAGGTTGAGTATgaagaaatagaggaagaagtGGAAGTTGAAGtggaagaagtagaagaagaggaagaaatagAGGAGGTGGAGGAAGAAGTTGAAGAGGAAGATGGCCAATATGATGATGGAGCTTCTGGTGATAAGCCAAATGTTGACAATGTGAGCCAAAAACATGTTGAGCTTCTTGCTCTTCCTCCTCATGGGTCTGAAGTATATATTGGTGGTATTCCTCCTGACTGTTCTGAGGAGGAATTGAAAGTTTTCTGTGAATCTATTGGTGAAGTTACAGAG GTCCGAATTATGAAAGACAAAAATTCGAGTGGGAACAAAGGCTTTGCATTTGTGACTTTTAGAAATTTAGAACTTGCCTCTAGAGCAATTGACGAGCTGAAAAATACTGAATTTAAG gGCATTAAAATAAGATGTTCTACTGCTCAAGCAAAGAACCGCTTGTTCATTGGTAATATTCCTAGAAGCTGGGGAGAGGAAGATTTGAGAAAGGCTGTGACTGATGTTGGGCCTGGAGTTACTGCTGTGCAACTGGTGAAG GATATGAAGAACTCGAGCAATAACCGGGGCTTCGCGTTCATTGACTACTATAATCATGCATGTGCTGAATATTCAAGGCAGACGATGATTAACCCAAAATTTATGTTGGGCGATAATGTCCCAACTATAAGCTGGGCTGACCCTAAAAATGCTgattcttctgcttcttctcaG GTTAAGGCAGTATATGTGAAGAATTTGCCAAAGAATGTGACCCAAGATCAGTTGAAGGACCTGTTTGAACACCATGGGAAAATCACAAAAGTGGTTCTTCCTACGGCGAAGTCTGGGCACGAGAACAATAGAATTggttttgttcattttgcagagAGGTCTAGTACAATGAAAGCACTGAAGAACACTGAAAAATATGAGCTGGATG GCCGAGTTTTGGAGTGTTCTCTTGCTAAGCAACAGTTGGACCATAAATCTGTTGGAGGGTCAAATTTACAGAAGGCAGGTCTGCTTCCAACTTATCCACCTCGTGGTGGTTACGGTATGGTTGGGGGTGCCTTTGGTGCTTTGGGAGTTGGTTATGGTGCTGCAGGCTTCTCACAG CCCTTGATGTATGGAATTGGATCAACACCTGCCAGCATGCCAATGATGCCGATGCTTCTTCCTGATGGCCGGATTGGATATGTTTT gcAACAGCCTGGAGCACAGCTACTTTCTCCGCCTTTGCATCAGAGAAATAATAGCAGAAGTGGCAATGTGGGTGCAAGTAATTTTGGGAGTTCAAGCAAGGGGAAGAAAGGCGAGGACAGGAGGTATCGGCCTTACTAA
- the LOC120002663 gene encoding 40S ribosomal protein S25-like — translation MAPKKDKAPPPSSKPAKSGGGKQKKKKWSKGKQKEKVNNMILFDQATYDKLLIEVPKYKLVTPSVLSDRLRISGSLARRAIKDLMARGSIRMISAHSSQQIYTRATNT, via the exons ATG gCGCCGAAGAAGGATAAGGCTCCACCTCCATCCTCGAAGCCCGCCAAGTCCGGTGGAGggaagcagaagaagaag AAGTGGAGCAAGGGAAAGCAAAAGGAGAAGGTTAACAACATGATTTTGTTCGATCAGGCAACCTACGACAAGCTCCTCATCGAGGTTCCCAAGTACAAGCTCGTCACTCCATCTGTATTGTCTGACAGATTGAGG ATAAGCGGATCATTGGCACGTCGGGCGATTAAGGATCTGATGGcaaggggttccattaggatgATATCTGCTCATTCTAGCCAGCAGATTTACACAAGAGCCACCAATACCTGA
- the LOC120002661 gene encoding N-carbamoylputrescine amidase — protein MEKGGREVVVSALQFACTDDVSTNVATAERLVRAASEKGANIILIQELFEGFYFCQAQREDFFQRAKPYKGHPTILRMQQLAKELGVVIPVSFFEEANNAHYNSIAIIDADGKDLGLYRKSHIPDGPGYQEKFYFNPGDTGFKVFQTKFARIGVAICWDQWFPEAARAMVLQGAEILFYPTAIGSEPQDTGLDSCDHWKRVMQGHAGANLVPLVVSNRIGREIIVTEHGNSDITFYGNSFIAGPTGEMVAAADDKDEAVLVAKFDLDKLKSKRHGWGVFRDRRPDLYKVLLTLDGGNHAL, from the exons ATGGAGAAAGGAGGAAGAGAGGTTGTGGTCTCAGCTCTGCAATTCGCCTGCACCGATGATGTCTCTACGAATGTCGCCACAGCCGAGAG GCTGGTTAGAGCTGCCAGTGAGAAGGGTGCCAACATCATTCTCATTCAG GAACTGTTTGAGGGATTCTACTTTTGTCAAGCACAAAGGGAGGATTTCTTCCAACGAGCTAAACCTTATAAGGGGCATCCTACGATTCTGAG GATGCAGCAACTTGCAAAAGAGTTGGGTGTAGTGATACCAGTGAGTTTCTTTGAAGAGGCAAACAATGCTCATTACAATTCGATAGCTATAATTGATGCCGATGGTAAGGATCTTGGACTCTATAGAAAATCACATATCCCAGATGGTCCAG GGTACCAGGAGAAGTTTTACTTTAATCCCGGAGACACTGGTTTCAAG GTTTTCCAAACCAAGTTCGCCAGAATTGGAGTTG CAATATGCTGGGATCAGTGGTTTCCAGAGGCAGCTCGAGCTATGGTTCTGCAAGGTGCGGAGATATTGTTCTACCCTACTGCTATTGGCTCTGAACCTCAAGATACAGGACTCGATTCTTGTGATCACTGGAAACGAGTAATGCAAGGGCATGCTGGGGCTAATTTG GTACCTTTGGTGGTTTCAAACCGCATAGGAAGGGAAATAATTGTGACAGAGCATGGAAACAGTGACATTACATTCTACGGAAATTCCTTCATAGCAG GGCCAACTGGGGAAATGGTGGCAGCTGCTGATGACAAGGATGAAGCCGTTCTTGTTGCAAAATTTGATCTGGATAAACTAAAATCTAAGAGGCATGGTTGGGGGGTTTTCCGTGACCGACGTCCGGATTTATACAAGGTCCTTTTGACATTAGATGGTGGCAATCACGCACTGTAA
- the LOC120002961 gene encoding protein FANTASTIC FOUR 1-like, translating to MAACGSLQHIFENPLPPDNPKSHSIWNQIKPIEQSSFTEIFGELHFKENSDSSSSLSPSFHMPSFADFNSQTGAKQLNNKSTIFDKNCEDNKKTPSLEVFSGTQKTQYSHKKSVNFLSMNHESLQLCTEGLGFESSDDVEDMINGDWEQKEEKAMRTTRQTKTENLRGELKRSRTSKAAFPPPISCIGESGKPWVRFKSYREDGRFVLKEMRIPTPEFLHACREGGRLKLRFVQPNSEITEEEDEENYDDEGDDGVVEDEDEEEIGQP from the coding sequence ATGGCTGCCTGTGGAAGTCTTCAACACATCTTTGAAAACCCATTACCTCCGGATAACCCAAAATCCCATTCCATATGGAACCAAATCAAACCGATAGAGCAGTCCTCCTTCACTGAGATCTTCGGTGAACTTCATTTCAAAGAGAAttctgattcttcttcttctttgtcgcCATCCTTTCATATGCCATCTTTTGCTGACTTTAACTCACAAACTGGTGCTAAACAGCTCAACAATAAGAGTACTATTTTTGACAAGAATTGCGAGGACAACAAGAAGACTCCATCTTTGGAGGTTTTTTCAGGCACCCAAAAGACCCAGTACAGTCACAAGAAAAGTGTGAACTTTTTATCCATGAATCATGAGAGTCTGCAGTTATGCACTGAAGGACTTGGGTTTGAAAGCTCTGATGATGTAGAGGACATGATTAATGGAGACTGGgaacaaaaagaagagaaagccATGAGAACTACTAGGCAAACAAAAACAGAGAATCTACGTGGCGAGTTGAAGAGGTCAAGGACAAGTAAAGCGGCATTTCCTCCTCCAATTTCTTGTATTGGAGAGAGTGGGAAGCCTTGGGTTCGCTTCAAGTCTTACAGGGAAGACGGCAGGTTTGTTCTGAAGGAGATGAGGATTCCAACTCCCGAGTTCTTGCATGCTTGTAGAGAAGGTGGACGTCTGAAGCTGCGTTTTGTGCAGCCAAACAGTGAAAttactgaagaagaagatgaagaaaactaTGATGATGAAGGGGATGATGGTGTTGTAGAAGACGAGGATGAGGAAGAAATTGGACAGCCATGA